Proteins from a genomic interval of Drosophila willistoni isolate 14030-0811.24 chromosome 2L unlocalized genomic scaffold, UCI_dwil_1.1 Seg139, whole genome shotgun sequence:
- the LOC6638352 gene encoding putative deoxyribonuclease TATDN1 — MRPARYLKMVLKYIDIGANLTDSMFQGSYGGSQKHQPDLDLVLQRAWHQGLDKIIITAGCLKDVDEALTLAEKDDRLFTTVGTHPTRCDEFLADPEAYYNQLRSKIQANPRKVLAIGECGLDYDRVQFCSPETQRLYFEKQLNLAAEFRLPLFLHMRNACEDFLAILERNRDKVKECGGGVVHSFTGSWEEAQQILAFGGLYIGINGCSLKTEENVEVVRQLPNESIMLETDCPWCGIRPTHASHKHLTTKFPTVKKKEKWTAETLIDGRCEPCQISQVLEAIAGIKQEPKEKLAEIYHQNTLDLFFPKRLD, encoded by the exons atgcgaCCGGCTCGTTATCTTAAAATGGTCCTCAAATATATAG atattgGTGCAAATCTTACGGATTCCATGTTCCAGGGTTCCTATGGCGGCAGTCAGAAGCATCAGCCAGATTTGGACTTG GTCTTACAACGTGCTTGGCATCAAGGTCTGGATAAGATCATTATAACAGCCGGGTGTCTAAAGGATGTGGATGAGGCACTCACACTGGCCGAAAAAGACG ATCGTCTTTTTACCACCGTGGGTACGCATCCCACACGTTGTGATGAGTTCCTGGCAGATCCAGAGGCTTACTACAATCAGTTACGCTCTAAAATCCAAGCCAATCCTCGAAAGGTGCTCGCCATAGGGGAATGCGGCCTGGACTATGATCGAGTGCAATTCTGTAGCCCAGAAACGCAACGTTTGTACTTTGAAAAGCAACTCAATTTGGCAGCCGAATTTCGATTGCCACTCTTTCTGCATATGAGAAATGCTTGTGAGGATTTCCTCGCCATCTTGGAGAGAAATCGTGACAAGGTCAAGGAATGTGGTGGAGGTGTGGTGCACAGCTTCACCGGCAGTTGGGAAGAGGCTCAACAAATTTTAGCATTCGGTGGTCTTTATATTGGCATCAATGGTTGTTCCCTTAAGACAGAGGAAAACGTAGAGGTAGTGCGTCAATTGCCCAACGAATCCATTATGCTTGAGACTGATTGTCCTTGGTGTGGCATAAGACCAACACATGCCAGTCATAAGCATTTAACAACCAAGTTTCCCACTGTCAAAAAGAAGGAGAAATGGACAGCTGAAACACTTATCGATGGACGCTGTGAACCCTGTCAGATAAG TCAAGTCTTAGAAGCCATAGCAGGCATTAAACAAGAGCCCAAGGAAAAGCTGGCCGAGATTTACCATCAGAATACATTGGATTTGTTTTTCCCAAAAAGATTAGACTAA
- the LOC6638520 gene encoding integrin alpha-PS3 isoform X2, with the protein MMARQGHLFLVLSLVVIVVVNLTLAYNLSPLPNVQINDPQFATVIPKVRASYFGYTINLRPHGIFVGAPRAQSTLEAQRGVNETGAIYKCSLLNGTCSPYVFDALGNKQAAANEYTWDSERKDHQWLGASMDGGTSDNDKLLVCAPRFIAPSNSDYHMHGICYWVYNTVSEQPEKVVRISPLRLRDQQVEEDDTGYRYFYYILGEQGLSAHVSDDNKEMLIGAPGIFMWKGSVIRYKQVPLVDQPQASRRDTSEAQKRVKVKRASGDTDINYSPDVSYTTDIPNPHRWGQPDDSYFGYAVATGHFDSTDLKRLLYVATAPQANEQSGEAYIFDVRGKSIEKYHVLRGEQFGEYFGYAVLAEDLNGDGLTDVIVSAPQYALEDSHDNGAIYVFLNKGRFNFEVKQLRSPIATRARFGTTLSRLGDINHDGFNDIAVGAPFAGNGSVFIYLGSEQGLRDQHSQRLDSPVEQTSKYEGSHMFGHGLSRGSDVDGNGFNDFAIGSPNSESVFVYRAYPVVKIQASVRSQSREIKPDQGRIQITACYGLTTTATQASAQQQELAMRIVIDSQLKRVKFTQSSSNELSFTADAKVTQQCRVFDCDVRYSEKDIFKPIEMEMHYELTKNVPNDTAEFCQTCVAVDPADPKVYSEKIIFVTGCASEICIADLHLTAKDVSSTFTLGSANVLRLNYEITNNGETAYLPQFNITSSSRLNYAQIPWNCRVDEAHVMLCDLHGGRPLAKGEKDTISISFDVSSLDGRNLIIDAEVFSTGNEKNSTDNQLHTVIGLVEYTEIDATGGQSNAQIDLEHYKNIAEIVNNYEIKSNGPSTIDALELEFYIPVTYKVAGSTAVIPIIDVNNISMQATYDAQLRNIELFDENNTLLITNPIETSTISQVNKAKSGNRQYDAVKSGHVDILDSNSVATASMTRKRRDLKALTANREQYARISQIKAHELLSDDYKGKLPVNRTIVFNCRDPTMTSCVRAVIRIYNFKPEKPVNLNMRYTVDLNEINAILVDPWEFFVVLIDLKVRKEGDPLGSSLVIKRKIEPNVISKHLDRSTPIWIIIVSVLGGLLLLAGLVYGMYKLGFFERAKKDEMERLTQENPVEPEAENLNSGSN; encoded by the exons ATGATGGCCAGGCAAGGTCACTTGTTCCTGGTGCTGTCGCTAGTGGTGATCGTTGTGGTGAATCTAACCTTAGCCTATAACTTATCACCGCTACCCAATGTACAGATAAATGATCCGCAATTTGCCACCGTTATACCCAAAGTGCGTGCGTCATACTTTGGTTATACCATCAACCTAAGGCCTCATGG CATATTTGTCGGTGCGCCTCGTGCCCAATCCACATTGGAGGCCCAACGTGGGGTCAATGAGACGGGAGCAATCTACAAGTGCTCTCTATTGAATGGCACCTGCAGTCCCTATGTGTTCGATGCCTTGGGTAACAAACAGGCGGCAGCTAATGAATACACATGGGATTCGGAGCGCAAGGATCATCAATGGTTGGGCGCATCCATGGATGGGGGCACTAGCGATAATGATAAATTATTAGTATGTGCTCCACGTTTCATTGCACCATCGAACAGCGATTATCATATGCATGGCATATGCTATTGGGTATACAATACTGTCAGCGAACAGCCGGAAAAGGTTGTTCGCATATCGCCATTGCGTTTGAGGGATCAACAAGTGGAAGAGGATGATACGGGCTATAGGTATTTCTATTATATCCTTGGTGAGCAGGGTCTAAGTGCTCATGTCTCGGATGACAATAAGGAAATGCTTATCGGTGCTCCTGGCATATTCATGTGGAAGGGATCGGTTATACGGTATAAGCAAGTGCCCCTGGTGGATCAACCACAAGCCAGTCGTCGCGATACAAGTGAAGCCCAGAAGAGGGTGAAGGTGAAGCGGGCAAGTGGCGATACGGATATCAATTATTCGCCCGATGTCTCATATACCACAGATATACCCAATCCACATCGTTGGGGACAACCAGATGATTCCTATTTTGGTTATGCGGTGGCCACTGGCCATTTCGATAGCACCGACTTGAAACGTTTGCTCTATGTGGCCACAGCTCCCCAGGCTAATGAGCAATCCGGCGAAGCGTATATCTTTGATGTGCGAGGCAAATCCATTGAGAAGTATCATGTGCTACGTGGTGAACAGTTTGGTGAATATTTCGGTTATGCAGTTCTAGCCGAAGATCTCAACGGGGATGGCTTAACGGATGTCATTGTTTCGGCTCCACAATATGCTTTAGAGGACTCGCATGACAATGGCGCCATATATGTGTTCCTCAATAAAGGAAGG TTCAATTTTGAAGTCAAACAGTTGCGTTCACCCATTGCGACAAGGGCACGTTTCGGGACAACTTTATCGCGCCTGGGAGATATTAATCACGATGGTTTTAATG ATATTGCTGTCGGGGCTCCATTTGCTGGCAATGGTTCGGTCTTCATATATCTGGGCTCCGAGCAGGGCTTGAGGGATCAGCATAGCCAACGTTTGGATTCGCCAGTGGAACAAACTTCCAAGTACGAGGGCTCTCATATGTTTGGACATGGTCTGTCACGTGGTTCTGATGTCGATGGCAATGGATTCAATGATTTCGCCATCGGTTCGCCCAATTCGGAATCGGTTTTTGTCTATCGTGCATATCCTGTGGTGAAAATTCAGGCCAGTGTTCGTTCACAATCGCGTGAAATTAAACCCGATCAGGGACGCATACAAATCACAGCCTGCTATGGACTGACCACAACAGCCACTCAGGCGTCAGCCCAGCAACAGGAGTTGGCCATGCGCATTGTCATCGATTCGCAATTAAAGCGTGTGAAGTTCACTCAAAGCTCCAGTAATGAATTGAGCTTCACGGCCGATGCCAAGGTAACACAACAGTGTCGTGTCTTTGACTGTGATGTACGCTACAGTGAGAAGGATATTTTCAAGCCCATCGAAATGGAAATGCATTACGAACTCACCAAGAATGTGCCAAACGATACAGCAG aATTCTGTCAGACTTGTGTGGCTGTTGATCCAGCTGATCCCAAGGTCTATTCCgagaaaattatatttgtaaCTGGCTGTGCCAGTGAAATCTGCATAGCTGACTTGCATTTGACCGCCAAGGATGTGAG CTCCACTTTCACTTTGGGTAGTGCCAATGTCCTGCGTTTGAATTACGAAATAACCAATAACGGAGAGACTGCCTATTTGCCACAATTTAATATAACAAGCTCAAGTCGTTTGAATTATGCTCAAATACCATGGAACTGTAGGGTTGATGAGGCTCATGTAATGCTGTGTGATCTTCATGGTGGACGCCCGTTGGCCAAGGGAGAAAAGGACACCATTTCTATAAGCTTTGATGTTAGCAGTCTTGATGGCCGCAACTTGATAATCGATGCTGAAGTCTTTAGTACGGGCAATGAAAAGAATTCTACGGATAATCAGCTACATACGGTTATTGGACTCGTGGAGTACACGGAAATTGATGCCACGGG TGGTCAATCAAATGCTCAAATTGATTTGGAacattataaaaatattgctgAAATTGTCAATAATTATGAGATCAAAAGTAATGGTCCCAGCACAATTGAtgctttggaattggaattcTATATACCTGTTACATACAAGGTGGCTGGATCCACAGCTGTTATACCCATTATCGATGTGAATAACATTAGCATGCAGGCCACCTATGATGCCCAATTGAGAAATATCGAATTATTCGATGAGAATAATACTTTGCTCATCACGAATCCCATTGAGACATCGACCATTAGCCAGGTGAATAAGGCAAAGTCGGGAAACAGACAATATGATGCCGTTAAGAGCGGTCATGTGGATATTCTGGATTCCAATTCAGTGGCCACTGCCTCTATGACCCGAAAGCGTCGCGATCTCAAGGCTCTGACTGCCAATCGGGAGCAATATGCACGGATTTCACAGATCAAGGCTCATGAATTGCTCAGTGATGATTACAAGGGCAAATTGCCAGTGAATCGCACCATTGTGTTCAATTGTCGGGATCCCACAATGACCAGTTGTGTACGGGCCGTGATCCGTATCTATAACTTTAAGCCCGAGAAGCCAGTCAATCTGAATATGCGCTATACAGTTGATCTTAACGAGATCAATGCCATTCTGGTAGATCCCTGGGAGTTCTTTGTTGTGCTAATCGATCTGAAGGTGCGCAAAGAGGGCGATCCATTGGGCAGTTCATTGGTTATTAAACGTAAAATTGAACCGAATGTGATATCGAAACATTTGGACAGAAGTACGCCCATTTGGATTATAATTGTGTCAgttttgggtggtctcctccTGCTGGCTGGCTTGGTCTATGGCATGTATAAG CTTGGCTTCTTTGAGCGAGCCAAAAAGGATGAAATGGAAAGACTAACACAAGAAAATCCAGTTGAGCCTGAGGCTGAAAACCTTAATAGTGGCAGCAATTAA
- the LOC6638520 gene encoding integrin alpha-PS3 isoform X1, which yields MCYPALKYLWLMCGLLLLLLRDIEVNSFNYSPQANYVINSPSHLKFQMKETRSSYFGYTLVIRPTSIFVGAPRAQSTLEAQRGVNETGAIYKCSLLNGTCSPYVFDALGNKQAAANEYTWDSERKDHQWLGASMDGGTSDNDKLLVCAPRFIAPSNSDYHMHGICYWVYNTVSEQPEKVVRISPLRLRDQQVEEDDTGYRYFYYILGEQGLSAHVSDDNKEMLIGAPGIFMWKGSVIRYKQVPLVDQPQASRRDTSEAQKRVKVKRASGDTDINYSPDVSYTTDIPNPHRWGQPDDSYFGYAVATGHFDSTDLKRLLYVATAPQANEQSGEAYIFDVRGKSIEKYHVLRGEQFGEYFGYAVLAEDLNGDGLTDVIVSAPQYALEDSHDNGAIYVFLNKGRFNFEVKQLRSPIATRARFGTTLSRLGDINHDGFNDIAVGAPFAGNGSVFIYLGSEQGLRDQHSQRLDSPVEQTSKYEGSHMFGHGLSRGSDVDGNGFNDFAIGSPNSESVFVYRAYPVVKIQASVRSQSREIKPDQGRIQITACYGLTTTATQASAQQQELAMRIVIDSQLKRVKFTQSSSNELSFTADAKVTQQCRVFDCDVRYSEKDIFKPIEMEMHYELTKNVPNDTAEFCQTCVAVDPADPKVYSEKIIFVTGCASEICIADLHLTAKDVSSTFTLGSANVLRLNYEITNNGETAYLPQFNITSSSRLNYAQIPWNCRVDEAHVMLCDLHGGRPLAKGEKDTISISFDVSSLDGRNLIIDAEVFSTGNEKNSTDNQLHTVIGLVEYTEIDATGGQSNAQIDLEHYKNIAEIVNNYEIKSNGPSTIDALELEFYIPVTYKVAGSTAVIPIIDVNNISMQATYDAQLRNIELFDENNTLLITNPIETSTISQVNKAKSGNRQYDAVKSGHVDILDSNSVATASMTRKRRDLKALTANREQYARISQIKAHELLSDDYKGKLPVNRTIVFNCRDPTMTSCVRAVIRIYNFKPEKPVNLNMRYTVDLNEINAILVDPWEFFVVLIDLKVRKEGDPLGSSLVIKRKIEPNVISKHLDRSTPIWIIIVSVLGGLLLLAGLVYGMYKLGFFERAKKDEMERLTQENPVEPEAENLNSGSN from the exons atgtgcTATCCCGCCTTGAAATATTTATGGCTTATGTGTGGCCTGCTTCTCCTCCTTCTAAGAGATATAGAAGTTAATTCCTTTAATTATTCACCACAAGCAAATTATGTGATAAATTCACCGAGtcatttgaaatttcaaatgaaagaGACCCGTAGCTCTTACTTTGGATACACCTTAGTGATACGCCCAACCAG CATATTTGTCGGTGCGCCTCGTGCCCAATCCACATTGGAGGCCCAACGTGGGGTCAATGAGACGGGAGCAATCTACAAGTGCTCTCTATTGAATGGCACCTGCAGTCCCTATGTGTTCGATGCCTTGGGTAACAAACAGGCGGCAGCTAATGAATACACATGGGATTCGGAGCGCAAGGATCATCAATGGTTGGGCGCATCCATGGATGGGGGCACTAGCGATAATGATAAATTATTAGTATGTGCTCCACGTTTCATTGCACCATCGAACAGCGATTATCATATGCATGGCATATGCTATTGGGTATACAATACTGTCAGCGAACAGCCGGAAAAGGTTGTTCGCATATCGCCATTGCGTTTGAGGGATCAACAAGTGGAAGAGGATGATACGGGCTATAGGTATTTCTATTATATCCTTGGTGAGCAGGGTCTAAGTGCTCATGTCTCGGATGACAATAAGGAAATGCTTATCGGTGCTCCTGGCATATTCATGTGGAAGGGATCGGTTATACGGTATAAGCAAGTGCCCCTGGTGGATCAACCACAAGCCAGTCGTCGCGATACAAGTGAAGCCCAGAAGAGGGTGAAGGTGAAGCGGGCAAGTGGCGATACGGATATCAATTATTCGCCCGATGTCTCATATACCACAGATATACCCAATCCACATCGTTGGGGACAACCAGATGATTCCTATTTTGGTTATGCGGTGGCCACTGGCCATTTCGATAGCACCGACTTGAAACGTTTGCTCTATGTGGCCACAGCTCCCCAGGCTAATGAGCAATCCGGCGAAGCGTATATCTTTGATGTGCGAGGCAAATCCATTGAGAAGTATCATGTGCTACGTGGTGAACAGTTTGGTGAATATTTCGGTTATGCAGTTCTAGCCGAAGATCTCAACGGGGATGGCTTAACGGATGTCATTGTTTCGGCTCCACAATATGCTTTAGAGGACTCGCATGACAATGGCGCCATATATGTGTTCCTCAATAAAGGAAGG TTCAATTTTGAAGTCAAACAGTTGCGTTCACCCATTGCGACAAGGGCACGTTTCGGGACAACTTTATCGCGCCTGGGAGATATTAATCACGATGGTTTTAATG ATATTGCTGTCGGGGCTCCATTTGCTGGCAATGGTTCGGTCTTCATATATCTGGGCTCCGAGCAGGGCTTGAGGGATCAGCATAGCCAACGTTTGGATTCGCCAGTGGAACAAACTTCCAAGTACGAGGGCTCTCATATGTTTGGACATGGTCTGTCACGTGGTTCTGATGTCGATGGCAATGGATTCAATGATTTCGCCATCGGTTCGCCCAATTCGGAATCGGTTTTTGTCTATCGTGCATATCCTGTGGTGAAAATTCAGGCCAGTGTTCGTTCACAATCGCGTGAAATTAAACCCGATCAGGGACGCATACAAATCACAGCCTGCTATGGACTGACCACAACAGCCACTCAGGCGTCAGCCCAGCAACAGGAGTTGGCCATGCGCATTGTCATCGATTCGCAATTAAAGCGTGTGAAGTTCACTCAAAGCTCCAGTAATGAATTGAGCTTCACGGCCGATGCCAAGGTAACACAACAGTGTCGTGTCTTTGACTGTGATGTACGCTACAGTGAGAAGGATATTTTCAAGCCCATCGAAATGGAAATGCATTACGAACTCACCAAGAATGTGCCAAACGATACAGCAG aATTCTGTCAGACTTGTGTGGCTGTTGATCCAGCTGATCCCAAGGTCTATTCCgagaaaattatatttgtaaCTGGCTGTGCCAGTGAAATCTGCATAGCTGACTTGCATTTGACCGCCAAGGATGTGAG CTCCACTTTCACTTTGGGTAGTGCCAATGTCCTGCGTTTGAATTACGAAATAACCAATAACGGAGAGACTGCCTATTTGCCACAATTTAATATAACAAGCTCAAGTCGTTTGAATTATGCTCAAATACCATGGAACTGTAGGGTTGATGAGGCTCATGTAATGCTGTGTGATCTTCATGGTGGACGCCCGTTGGCCAAGGGAGAAAAGGACACCATTTCTATAAGCTTTGATGTTAGCAGTCTTGATGGCCGCAACTTGATAATCGATGCTGAAGTCTTTAGTACGGGCAATGAAAAGAATTCTACGGATAATCAGCTACATACGGTTATTGGACTCGTGGAGTACACGGAAATTGATGCCACGGG TGGTCAATCAAATGCTCAAATTGATTTGGAacattataaaaatattgctgAAATTGTCAATAATTATGAGATCAAAAGTAATGGTCCCAGCACAATTGAtgctttggaattggaattcTATATACCTGTTACATACAAGGTGGCTGGATCCACAGCTGTTATACCCATTATCGATGTGAATAACATTAGCATGCAGGCCACCTATGATGCCCAATTGAGAAATATCGAATTATTCGATGAGAATAATACTTTGCTCATCACGAATCCCATTGAGACATCGACCATTAGCCAGGTGAATAAGGCAAAGTCGGGAAACAGACAATATGATGCCGTTAAGAGCGGTCATGTGGATATTCTGGATTCCAATTCAGTGGCCACTGCCTCTATGACCCGAAAGCGTCGCGATCTCAAGGCTCTGACTGCCAATCGGGAGCAATATGCACGGATTTCACAGATCAAGGCTCATGAATTGCTCAGTGATGATTACAAGGGCAAATTGCCAGTGAATCGCACCATTGTGTTCAATTGTCGGGATCCCACAATGACCAGTTGTGTACGGGCCGTGATCCGTATCTATAACTTTAAGCCCGAGAAGCCAGTCAATCTGAATATGCGCTATACAGTTGATCTTAACGAGATCAATGCCATTCTGGTAGATCCCTGGGAGTTCTTTGTTGTGCTAATCGATCTGAAGGTGCGCAAAGAGGGCGATCCATTGGGCAGTTCATTGGTTATTAAACGTAAAATTGAACCGAATGTGATATCGAAACATTTGGACAGAAGTACGCCCATTTGGATTATAATTGTGTCAgttttgggtggtctcctccTGCTGGCTGGCTTGGTCTATGGCATGTATAAG CTTGGCTTCTTTGAGCGAGCCAAAAAGGATGAAATGGAAAGACTAACACAAGAAAATCCAGTTGAGCCTGAGGCTGAAAACCTTAATAGTGGCAGCAATTAA